The sequence TACCTTGGTATGAAAGGTTTGACACATAACTTCTGCCGACAACAATAAAAGTTTGATCAGGGTTTAACAACATGGCATACCATTGATCATGTCCATTAAAATTCCCATTATAGGTTTCTTCTCCATCGGTTGAAAATGTATCATCCATGCTTCCATCCGAATTGATTTTGAAAGCAACCATATCCGAATCCCAACTTAAATTGGGGAAATCCCTCCAACCTATGGCGGTAATTTTACCATTGGAAGCAACTGCTAAATCCTCAATTCCATATAAGTACTGATTATCTAAGTTGGTAACCCACATCAATCGGATTCCGGTTGTATTAAAGGTATTGTCTAAAGTACCATCTGCATTAAACCTTGCCACCACCGGTTTGGCATGATTGTCGTCAATTTGAGATGAACCTCCTGCAATAATTTTACCGCTTAATTGATGCACCTTCAAACAACTAAACATATCCTGGTTGTTCCCATCCAGATCGGTTAAACTTATTCCATTGGTACCAAAACCGGTAAAGAGGCTACCATCGGAATTGTACTTAACCAAGGCAGCATCTTTATCTGTACCATTGTCTGAAAATCCGGCCAAAATAAAACTTCCATCAGACAAAACCGCAAGTTCAATTGCCTGGTCATCCGATCCAAGATTCAAATCTGTGGTTATTTTTCCATTATTCCCAAAAGTTTGATCTAAGCTTCCATCGCTATTATAACACAACACCAGGAAGTCATTTCCTGTGGCATTGGCAAAGGTGGTTCCTGCTACCAAAATTTTACCATTATCCAAAATAGCCAAATCGAAGGCTTTATCTGCACTTGATCCTACATTGGTAACATTGAATCCCGTTCCATTAAATGTTAAATCCAAGTTGCCCGCAGGTTGAGCTAAAGCCAAACTTGGTAAAATGGCTGCTAAGTATAGAATTCTTTTCATTTTGAAATTTTCGGCCGCGAAATTACATAAATTAATACAGGCTAAACACTTGAATTCTGCCTTCTCTTAAAAGTCTAGAACAATTCCAACCCCAATTGCTGCGGCGGAGGTTGGTTTTTATTTACAGGATGGTTTGGGTCTTCGGATGGCAATTTAATATCCTCAACCGATTCGGAGGGTTCGCTTATATCGCTTCCAATATTTTGCTCCGGTAGATTTTCGGAATGATCTGCCTCCGGAATAATTTCGGGTTCCGGTTCTGCTTCTTCTTCAGCAGGCAATGGCTCCAACAAATTAATCTCCTTTACTTTACGGTTGGTTAACCTATTTCCCTTGGCTTTGTAGCCTTTTACATCAATAAATTCAAAGGCATTGATGACTTCTTTCGGATATTCCCCATTAATCTTCTCAGCCAAATACACCAACTCAATTACCGGGTATTTATCTCCACTTATTAATTCCAAGGCCGATCCTTCCGATTCACTGATAAATAATACCTTTTTGTCTGATGATTCCGGAATAAATCGCTTAATATTAAATTGCTTATGCTCATTATCCCAATAAACAGCCATAATTGGTTTGTTCGGATTAAACTTCTCAATTAAAATCAGTTCTTCCTCAAAGTGGGTACTTAAGTCAAAACCATACAACCGATAATGACCACTTTGGTATATTGCCAAGATCTTATCATCGCCCGAAAACCTTCCCAACAGGGTTCCTCTACCTTCCGCATTTAATCGCTGAACACTGTCATCAAACCAAATTTGTCGTGCTGCAAGAGTAGAAACACCTTTCTCCTTTTGAACAATCTTTCTTATTTCTTCCCTAGTTAGAATATTTCCCTGGGCATCTCTTCCTTTTATAATTACCTCGCCAAAATCTACATCAAACTGAAGTTTTTTCAAACTCGGCCTTGGTCTAAGTTGAATATTAACCAACTCACTTTCACCATTCGGATTAGCAGTAAAATACAAAACTTTACTATCCTTGGTACCTTTAGAAAGTACATATTCCTTATCTCTGGTTACCCCTGTAACTGCAAACCTTTTCACATATTTTGCACCATACTTCCCATCCCGATAAATCATGTTATAAATGGTACGGTTGTCATTCTTCTTAAATACCGAAATATGAATGATATTCTTCCCAACAAAGGCCTTTTCAGTAACCTTGGTAACAATCATGGTACCATCTTCCCTAAATACAATAATATCATCAATGTCCGAACAATCCGACACATATTCGTCCTTCTTCATTCCAAACCCGGCAAAACCTTCTTCTCTATTCACATACAATTTCTCATTCGCAACAGCTACCCTGGTGGCAACAATATTATCAAATTGCTTTATCTCTGTTTTCCGCTCCTTTCCCTTTCCGTATTTCTTCTTCAGGTTTTTGTAATACTCAACTGCAAAATCAATCAGATGCTCCAAATGATGAACCAACTCGGCAATTTGATCTTTCAACTTCCGCATTTTTTCATCAGCAGCCGAACTATCAAAGCGGGTTATCCGAATCATAGGAATTTGGGTAAGCTTCTCAAAATCAGCCTCCACAATCTCCCTCAGCAAACTCTTCTTATAGGGCTCAAAACGCTTATCTAAATAAGCAAACAAGTCGGGTTTATTATCGTATTCCTTAAACGGAATATACATTTCCTCGTTAATAAAAATTTGCTCGAGCGAAGCAAAAAAGTAATCCTCTTCCAACTCCGCCTTGCGAATTTCCAATTCCCGCTTAAGCAGGTGCAAGGTGTTTTGGGTGCATATCTTTAAAATTTCATTTACACCTAAAAAAACAGGTTTATCCTGCTGAATGATGCAGGAATTAGGCGAAATTGAAATTTCACAATCGGTAAAGGCATAAAGCGCATC is a genomic window of Bacteroidia bacterium containing:
- a CDS encoding T9SS type A sorting domain-containing protein, whose protein sequence is MKRILYLAAILPSLALAQPAGNLDLTFNGTGFNVTNVGSSADKAFDLAILDNGKILVAGTTFANATGNDFLVLCYNSDGSLDQTFGNNGKITTDLNLGSDDQAIELAVLSDGSFILAGFSDNGTDKDAALVKYNSDGSLFTGFGTNGISLTDLDGNNQDMFSCLKVHQLSGKIIAGGSSQIDDNHAKPVVARFNADGTLDNTFNTTGIRLMWVTNLDNQYLYGIEDLAVASNGKITAIGWRDFPNLSWDSDMVAFKINSDGSMDDTFSTDGEETYNGNFNGHDQWYAMLLNPDQTFIVVGRSYVSNLSYQGILAEVGTSGSINSTRVTGIDDNGYSDIAWDMNGNIVTCGYSGNSGLVTRMSGSNYSFDNSFGTSGMNDFNFNQTNEVVFYGIAVQSDNKIVVVGWKDNDVVIARLTGEGSPQLDDFNLQTPANNASNVAINSVSFNWTDAFMASEYQFQLASDINFSNILVDATTATSTYTYSTPLSLNTDYWWRVRSSDGTTYGAWKSPFKFKTVTGVGMDDLVLEGVLVFPNPSNDRVNVQLNKVMDVQVQLLNSVGQLVYQSQEVGISELGIPVAGFSNGIYTLTINGKEGISQQKVSILH
- a CDS encoding DNA gyrase/topoisomerase IV subunit A, giving the protein DYASYVILERAVPYVEDGLKPVQRRILHSMWELEDGRYNKVANIIGHTMKYHPHGDVSIGDALVQLGQKDLLIDCQGNWGNILTGDDAAAPRYIEARLSKFALEVAFNPKTTVWKSSYDGRNKEPVTLPIKFPLLLAQGVEGIAVGLACKILPHNFNELIEASIDILRGKSTDILPDFPTGGYADFTNYNNGLRGGKVRVRAKINQLDKKTLVISEIPFGTTTSSLIDSILKANEKEKIKVRKVEDNTAENVEIVIHLAPGISPDKTIDALYAFTDCEISISPNSCIIQQDKPVFLGVNEILKICTQNTLHLLKRELEIRKAELEEDYFFASLEQIFINEEMYIPFKEYDNKPDLFAYLDKRFEPYKKSLLREIVEADFEKLTQIPMIRITRFDSSAADEKMRKLKDQIAELVHHLEHLIDFAVEYYKNLKKKYGKGKERKTEIKQFDNIVATRVAVANEKLYVNREEGFAGFGMKKDEYVSDCSDIDDIIVFREDGTMIVTKVTEKAFVGKNIIHISVFKKNDNRTIYNMIYRDGKYGAKYVKRFAVTGVTRDKEYVLSKGTKDSKVLYFTANPNGESELVNIQLRPRPSLKKLQFDVDFGEVIIKGRDAQGNILTREEIRKIVQKEKGVSTLAARQIWFDDSVQRLNAEGRGTLLGRFSGDDKILAIYQSGHYRLYGFDLSTHFEEELILIEKFNPNKPIMAVYWDNEHKQFNIKRFIPESSDKKVLFISESEGSALELISGDKYPVIELVYLAEKINGEYPKEVINAFEFIDVKGYKAKGNRLTNRKVKEINLLEPLPAEEEAEPEPEIIPEADHSENLPEQNIGSDISEPSESVEDIKLPSEDPNHPVNKNQPPPQQLGLELF